The following coding sequences lie in one Xanthomonas hyacinthi genomic window:
- a CDS encoding helix-turn-helix transcriptional regulator encodes MNYRLTADDISPPRPLDRSPWWRSTLTEDVGNCFIDQLKFDDGLTLSYAQYDSRHDLLETRASDRSGRALTITLALEGCASTIGADGRRFDFISGYSTIAAFAGTQGKRRVPADQVVRQLRLIAEEPLLHRYGLEGVLDGVNNEQSVQSLFFGKFGGLTQRLTDSFDHLRRHDGSLLDLQIVALGLLSEQTRPFAKQRAVMDKVRASDQDKMLAARDIMMSQYDHPLTIAYLCTRVGTNEFKLKQGFRELFGTSPHRMLTDIRMQKAWELLETGLYVSTVAYKVGYQHLSSFSAAFERYYGRTPKSVTKSTS; translated from the coding sequence ATGAATTACCGTTTGACGGCGGATGACATTTCTCCACCCAGGCCCCTCGACCGGTCTCCGTGGTGGCGTTCAACGCTTACCGAGGACGTGGGGAACTGCTTCATCGATCAGCTGAAGTTCGACGACGGCTTGACGCTGAGCTACGCCCAATACGATTCTCGACATGATCTGCTGGAGACTCGGGCATCGGATCGGAGTGGCCGCGCTCTGACCATCACCCTTGCGCTCGAAGGATGCGCAAGCACGATCGGGGCGGACGGAAGGCGTTTCGACTTCATTTCCGGGTACAGCACCATTGCCGCGTTCGCGGGCACTCAGGGCAAGCGACGTGTCCCCGCCGATCAAGTGGTTCGGCAATTGCGACTGATCGCCGAGGAGCCTTTGCTGCATCGGTATGGACTGGAAGGTGTGCTCGATGGCGTGAACAATGAGCAATCCGTTCAGTCGCTGTTTTTCGGGAAGTTCGGCGGCCTCACCCAGCGGCTGACCGACTCATTCGACCATCTCCGTCGGCACGACGGCAGCCTGCTGGACCTGCAGATCGTCGCGCTGGGCCTGCTGTCCGAACAGACCCGTCCGTTCGCCAAGCAACGGGCCGTGATGGACAAGGTGCGCGCGAGCGACCAGGACAAGATGTTGGCCGCGCGTGACATCATGATGAGCCAGTACGACCACCCGCTGACCATCGCCTACCTCTGCACCAGGGTCGGCACCAACGAATTCAAGCTCAAGCAAGGCTTCCGCGAACTGTTCGGCACCAGCCCGCATCGCATGCTGACCGACATCCGCATGCAAAAGGCCTGGGAACTACTGGAGACCGGCTTGTACGTGTCCACGGTGGCCTACAAGGTCGGCTACCAGCACCTGTCGAGCTTCAGCGCGGCCTTCGAGCGGTACTACGGCAGGACACCGAAATCCGTAACCAAGTCAACTAGTTGA
- a CDS encoding MFS transporter, translating into MDLDDPSLQRTVMQLGRRRAALAAAYLGTFLATLDISIVNVALPTLQTALHTDIAGLQWVVSAYAICLSAFMLSAGPVGDRYGHKRAWMVGVVLFTAGSALCAMAHSLDVLLAGRAVQGVAGALLIPGALPILTHAFPDPKERAQVIGGWSAFSALALILGPLLGGVLLHVAGWQAIFLINLPLGLAAVGLGLWGITERRHPDHAALDPVGQILSVVCLGALTYGLIAAGEHGFNAVATWVALTLSLIALVVFAIVERRVRRPLLPLALFRERAFVIANFASFMLGFSYYSSLFFFSIFLQQIQGWSPMETGWRMMPQFVLTGCMSIMFGRLSAAFPIRRLMVAGYGLIALSMSTMVVFTAQTSYWIVGLLFGLLGIGAGLAVPATGMVVMNAAPAERSGTASATMNALRQTGMTIGIAFLGTLMSNRAIHVLSDAARDQGLTDAIPIARQAVTHHVLPSALPQLSKLYLTAMESGFHAAMLFAGLGCAIAMILLLTVRSTLDIVLEK; encoded by the coding sequence ATGGACCTCGATGACCCTTCTCTCCAGCGTACTGTCATGCAGCTCGGCCGTCGCCGCGCTGCACTGGCGGCAGCGTACCTGGGCACGTTCCTCGCCACGCTCGACATCAGCATCGTCAACGTCGCGCTGCCAACCCTGCAGACGGCACTGCATACGGACATCGCAGGCCTTCAATGGGTCGTCAGCGCATATGCAATCTGCCTCTCAGCGTTCATGCTTTCAGCCGGTCCCGTGGGAGACCGATACGGGCACAAGCGTGCGTGGATGGTGGGGGTCGTTCTGTTTACCGCTGGCTCCGCGCTATGCGCCATGGCCCACTCCCTGGACGTGCTGCTTGCAGGTCGGGCAGTACAAGGCGTAGCGGGCGCATTACTGATCCCAGGAGCGCTCCCCATCCTTACCCACGCATTCCCCGATCCCAAGGAGCGCGCCCAGGTGATCGGCGGTTGGTCGGCATTCAGCGCCTTGGCGCTGATTCTTGGTCCGTTGCTCGGTGGCGTGCTGCTTCACGTCGCGGGATGGCAGGCGATTTTTCTCATCAATCTTCCCCTGGGCCTTGCTGCCGTCGGACTTGGCTTGTGGGGAATCACGGAACGCAGGCATCCGGACCATGCTGCGTTGGACCCCGTTGGGCAAATACTCAGCGTAGTTTGCCTGGGCGCACTGACCTATGGGCTGATTGCTGCCGGCGAACATGGGTTCAATGCAGTCGCAACCTGGGTTGCCTTGACGCTGTCGCTGATCGCCTTGGTTGTTTTTGCGATTGTCGAGAGGCGCGTACGGCGACCGCTGTTGCCACTTGCTCTCTTCCGGGAGCGCGCTTTCGTGATCGCGAACTTCGCGTCATTCATGCTCGGTTTTTCGTACTACAGCAGCCTGTTTTTCTTCTCGATCTTTCTGCAGCAAATCCAGGGCTGGTCCCCCATGGAGACCGGGTGGCGAATGATGCCGCAGTTCGTCCTCACAGGCTGCATGTCCATCATGTTTGGGCGTTTGAGCGCTGCTTTTCCAATCCGGCGATTGATGGTCGCTGGTTACGGCCTGATCGCGCTTTCGATGTCGACCATGGTCGTCTTCACCGCGCAAACGTCATATTGGATCGTCGGATTGCTCTTCGGCTTGCTGGGAATTGGCGCCGGACTGGCCGTTCCCGCCACGGGCATGGTCGTTATGAATGCCGCTCCGGCTGAACGCTCGGGGACCGCTTCCGCGACGATGAATGCCTTGCGACAAACCGGAATGACCATCGGCATCGCCTTTCTTGGAACGCTCATGAGCAACCGAGCGATTCACGTACTCTCGGATGCGGCGCGTGACCAGGGCCTCACCGACGCGATACCCATTGCACGCCAGGCCGTTACTCACCATGTGCTCCCCAGCGCCCTCCCCCAGTTGTCGAAGCTCTACCTAACTGCAATGGAAAGCGGTTTCCATGCAGCAATGCTATTCGCCGGGCTGGGTTGCGCCATAGCCATGATTCTTCTGCTCACCGTTCGGTCAACGCTGGATATCGTTTTGGAAAAATAG
- a CDS encoding ArsR/SmtB family transcription factor yields the protein MINVMGPQPKIASTAFLISDAARAAMLMSLVGGCALPAGELARIAGVTAQTASSHLSKLLAGGLLALETQGRHRYYRLADAHVALALETLASISPVETVHRTPVSQASRDLQFARCCYDHLAGRLGVAITHGLQAHGFIIEAADKQFSVMPAGVTWFSAMGLELAELKPNRRGLARQCLDWTEREHHLAGPLGVQFMRLMCSKGWLRRSSTSRGVRVTPKGWAELKKQLDIDAGSVTHVRS from the coding sequence ATGATCAATGTTATGGGACCTCAACCGAAAATCGCTTCCACCGCGTTCCTGATTTCCGATGCGGCACGCGCGGCCATGCTGATGAGCCTGGTTGGGGGGTGTGCGCTGCCTGCCGGCGAACTGGCTCGTATTGCTGGCGTTACCGCGCAGACGGCAAGCTCCCATTTGAGCAAGCTCTTGGCTGGGGGGTTACTTGCGCTCGAAACCCAAGGGCGGCACCGTTACTACCGGCTGGCAGACGCGCATGTTGCACTCGCGCTCGAAACTCTCGCGTCGATCAGCCCGGTGGAAACTGTGCATCGAACTCCTGTGAGCCAAGCGTCGCGAGACCTTCAATTTGCACGTTGCTGTTATGACCATCTAGCGGGCCGGCTTGGTGTTGCCATTACGCATGGCCTGCAAGCGCATGGTTTTATCATCGAGGCTGCGGACAAACAGTTCAGCGTGATGCCGGCTGGCGTCACGTGGTTTAGCGCTATGGGTCTGGAGCTCGCCGAGCTCAAACCGAACCGGCGCGGCCTGGCCCGACAATGTCTGGACTGGACCGAACGCGAACATCATCTGGCCGGTCCATTGGGGGTGCAATTCATGCGCCTGATGTGTTCCAAGGGATGGCTGCGGCGCTCATCGACGTCGCGTGGCGTTCGCGTCACGCCGAAGGGCTGGGCTGAACTAAAGAAACAACTCGACATTGATGCGGGTTCGGTAACGCATGTTCGGTCGTGA
- a CDS encoding nuclear transport factor 2 family protein, giving the protein MPKNTDAEIRHIHEQWHETIRGRDLDGLMALYADDATLETPLILATLKDRTEGILKGKAEIRLFFEAGFRKLQHDLGRWYRTGTFFSDGRQLTWEYPRDTPQGDQVDLVEVMDIANGLIAHHRVYWGWVGFKVLIAALNKPVP; this is encoded by the coding sequence ATGCCCAAGAACACCGATGCCGAAATTCGCCACATCCATGAACAGTGGCACGAAACAATTCGTGGCCGCGATCTCGATGGCCTGATGGCGCTCTATGCCGACGATGCCACTCTGGAAACCCCGTTGATCCTCGCAACCTTGAAAGACAGAACGGAGGGCATCCTGAAGGGCAAGGCCGAAATCAGGCTGTTCTTCGAGGCCGGATTCCGCAAACTCCAACACGATCTGGGCCGTTGGTATCGAACGGGGACGTTCTTCTCCGATGGTAGACAGCTGACCTGGGAGTATCCGCGCGACACGCCGCAGGGAGATCAGGTCGATCTTGTCGAAGTGATGGATATCGCGAACGGGCTCATTGCGCATCACCGGGTTTATTGGGGATGGGTCGGCTTCAAGGTGCTCATTGCCGCATTGAACAAGCCGGTCCCGTGA
- a CDS encoding TetR/AcrR family transcriptional regulator, with translation MKVRSSRVELPAKMPARPRTKPAEVRLDELMAAAEKLFLAQGVDATTISEIVEAAQVAKGTFYHYFSSKSDMLDALGKRYTEQFLASLEEAMEGCASDDWTGRLLAWIHANVETYVKTYRTHDIVYTNHHHHDRSNQAKNAILDQLLEIIEGGRSAGIWAPEEPRIVALLIYSGVHGATDDVIAAKTKDCAPFARRVSEACLRMLTLPQKPAT, from the coding sequence ATGAAAGTGCGATCTTCCAGAGTGGAATTGCCCGCGAAAATGCCTGCTCGCCCCCGGACGAAACCTGCGGAAGTCCGGCTTGACGAGTTGATGGCCGCCGCGGAAAAGCTGTTCCTCGCGCAAGGCGTGGACGCGACGACAATCAGCGAAATCGTCGAGGCAGCGCAGGTTGCCAAGGGCACCTTCTATCACTACTTCTCGTCCAAGAGCGACATGCTCGACGCGCTGGGCAAGCGATACACCGAGCAGTTTCTTGCCAGTTTAGAAGAAGCGATGGAAGGCTGTGCCTCAGACGACTGGACTGGGCGGCTTCTGGCGTGGATTCATGCCAATGTCGAGACTTACGTCAAGACCTACCGCACGCACGATATTGTGTATACCAACCACCACCATCACGACCGTTCCAACCAAGCCAAGAATGCCATCCTGGACCAGTTGTTGGAGATTATCGAAGGAGGTAGGTCGGCTGGTATCTGGGCACCCGAAGAGCCACGCATCGTGGCGCTGCTGATTTATTCCGGTGTTCATGGGGCGACAGATGACGTCATCGCCGCAAAGACGAAAGACTGCGCGCCCTTCGCGCGGCGCGTTTCCGAAGCCTGTTTGCGGATGCTGACGCTTCCTCAGAAGCCCGCTACGTGA
- a CDS encoding MFS transporter — MNNRSAASDGARAQGVLSARADPLPWLLWIGFILVSVNLRLIFATVGPLLKDLELGFTPTLLVTTLPLVFLGIFSIPGVRLRQRFGEERALFAALAVLVVGCGIRWFGQAGLILGTVLGSAGIAVMNVIMPALARKRFGPQRMGMVMGIYALMLGVGAVLGASVSFPLFHLMGSDKASAFQSLGLWALPALLALVFWLPQLRYAPDMGGVARGNDPPPINVYRNGTAWSITLFFGLQVLNLYVFLPWMPTILTDRGTTSATAALVFSTSQMSLMVASFVTPLMAHRTNDQRPHIAMTVLLCLAGTLGLMYAPIETAMLWALLLGFGQGAGLSLGTFLFVAKSASIDTATRISAMAQTVGYLIAAIGPLLVGAIHQRTGEWNIPIQVVAGILVVQLVVSLPAGRSIKV; from the coding sequence ATGAACAATCGGAGCGCAGCATCTGACGGCGCGCGCGCTCAAGGCGTCCTGTCAGCGCGAGCCGACCCGCTGCCATGGCTGCTGTGGATCGGCTTCATCCTGGTGTCGGTGAACCTACGCCTGATTTTCGCCACGGTCGGGCCATTGCTCAAGGACCTGGAACTCGGCTTCACGCCAACGCTGTTGGTGACGACCCTGCCTTTGGTGTTTCTGGGCATCTTCTCCATTCCCGGCGTCAGGTTGCGGCAGCGGTTCGGTGAGGAGCGGGCGCTGTTTGCCGCGTTGGCGGTACTGGTCGTGGGATGTGGCATCCGCTGGTTCGGTCAGGCGGGACTGATTCTGGGAACCGTCCTCGGAAGTGCAGGAATCGCCGTGATGAACGTCATCATGCCGGCGTTGGCCCGCAAACGCTTCGGGCCGCAGCGCATGGGCATGGTCATGGGCATCTATGCGCTGATGCTGGGCGTCGGCGCCGTGCTCGGCGCCAGCGTTTCGTTCCCCTTGTTCCACCTGATGGGCTCGGACAAAGCATCGGCCTTCCAGTCACTCGGCCTGTGGGCACTTCCCGCTTTGCTGGCCCTGGTGTTCTGGCTGCCGCAACTGCGCTACGCGCCCGACATGGGCGGGGTGGCTCGCGGGAATGACCCGCCGCCGATCAACGTGTACCGCAACGGCACGGCCTGGTCGATCACCCTATTTTTTGGACTGCAGGTGCTCAACCTGTATGTATTCCTGCCGTGGATGCCCACGATCCTCACGGATCGCGGGACCACATCTGCCACTGCGGCACTGGTCTTCTCGACCTCGCAGATGAGCCTGATGGTTGCGAGTTTCGTGACGCCGCTGATGGCGCACCGCACCAATGACCAGCGGCCTCATATCGCCATGACGGTGCTGCTGTGTCTGGCTGGGACATTGGGGCTGATGTATGCGCCCATTGAAACGGCGATGCTATGGGCGTTGCTGCTGGGGTTCGGGCAAGGAGCTGGGTTATCGCTCGGTACGTTCTTGTTCGTCGCCAAAAGTGCCAGCATTGACACGGCCACACGTATTTCGGCGATGGCTCAAACCGTTGGTTATCTGATCGCGGCGATTGGTCCATTGCTGGTCGGTGCGATTCATCAGCGGACAGGCGAATGGAATATACCCATCCAAGTCGTTGCAGGCATTCTGGTGGTCCAGTTGGTTGTGTCGCTGCCTGCTGGTCGAAGCATCAAAGTGTAG
- a CDS encoding MFS transporter, producing the protein MNVVDRASNGVIQRRILAAASVSYIVVLLDTSIVNVALERLSVSLGTQVEGLQWVLNAYTLAFASLLLTGGTLGDRWGARNVYLIGLALFTLASVGCGLATDLPSLVIARVFQGAGAAMLVPCSLKLINHAYPDPEQRTRAIGIWVGGGGIAMAAGPLVGGVLIHLFDWRSIFFVNVPVGLLGIGMTWRIARDERPAQSRRFDPAGQAAAIVALGGLVSVLIEGRTLGWSSPRIIAGIAVTLVAWVTFIVVEARHTQPMLPLSLFKDGTFTRSTCVSMASAFVFYGLFFVTSLYYQHARGYSPLSVGLAFLPMTAMVAVGSFVANRVVRRCGTRWSMCAAFSFYAIGALGMLPAGATSPYWWAVVPMLAVGLASGFISPAATAPAMGTVEKDRAGVAAAVLNSARQTGAALGVAIFGTLIAEMRTFEAGMHVVLCVSVGVSILAAMAWFTSP; encoded by the coding sequence GTGAACGTGGTCGATCGTGCAAGCAACGGAGTCATACAGCGCCGGATTCTGGCGGCGGCAAGCGTCAGCTATATCGTGGTTCTACTGGACACGTCGATCGTCAACGTTGCGCTGGAGCGCCTCTCGGTCTCGCTGGGCACCCAGGTCGAGGGTCTGCAGTGGGTGCTAAACGCGTACACCCTGGCATTCGCCAGCCTCTTGTTGACCGGCGGGACGCTGGGCGACCGATGGGGCGCGCGGAATGTCTATCTGATCGGCCTTGCGCTGTTCACCCTTGCCTCGGTGGGCTGCGGCTTGGCGACCGATCTGCCGAGTCTGGTTATTGCGCGCGTCTTTCAAGGGGCCGGGGCGGCAATGCTGGTGCCGTGCTCGCTCAAACTGATCAATCATGCTTACCCGGATCCAGAGCAACGGACGCGCGCCATCGGTATTTGGGTCGGCGGCGGCGGCATTGCCATGGCGGCTGGTCCTTTGGTCGGCGGCGTGTTGATTCATCTATTCGACTGGCGAAGCATCTTCTTTGTGAATGTGCCCGTCGGGCTGCTCGGCATAGGGATGACTTGGCGCATCGCGCGCGACGAGAGGCCGGCGCAAAGCCGCCGCTTTGATCCCGCAGGTCAAGCGGCGGCCATCGTTGCGCTGGGCGGGCTCGTCAGTGTGCTGATCGAAGGACGAACGCTGGGCTGGAGTTCGCCTCGGATCATCGCGGGCATCGCCGTCACTCTGGTGGCGTGGGTAACGTTTATCGTGGTGGAGGCTCGACACACGCAACCGATGCTGCCGTTGTCTTTGTTCAAAGACGGCACCTTCACCAGATCGACTTGCGTTTCCATGGCATCCGCTTTCGTGTTCTACGGCTTGTTTTTCGTCACCAGTCTGTACTACCAACACGCCAGAGGCTATTCGCCGCTGTCGGTCGGGCTCGCGTTCCTGCCGATGACAGCGATGGTGGCGGTGGGGAGCTTCGTTGCCAATCGGGTGGTCAGGAGATGCGGCACGCGCTGGTCGATGTGTGCGGCCTTCAGTTTCTATGCCATCGGCGCGTTGGGCATGCTGCCGGCCGGCGCGACCTCGCCATACTGGTGGGCTGTCGTTCCGATGCTGGCCGTCGGGCTGGCCTCCGGCTTCATCTCGCCGGCGGCGACTGCACCGGCCATGGGCACCGTCGAGAAGGATCGCGCAGGCGTGGCCGCTGCGGTACTCAATTCGGCACGCCAGACAGGTGCCGCGCTGGGGGTCGCCATCTTCGGCACGCTGATCGCCGAGATGCGTACGTTCGAGGCCGGCATGCATGTCGTGTTGTGCGTATCCGTCGGCGTATCGATCCTTGCCGCTATGGCGTGGTTCACCTCGCCGTAG
- a CDS encoding SMP-30/gluconolactonase/LRE family protein, whose translation MPVPRPTSCCFGGDDLDTLFITTARFAMTPAELDAYPDAGDLYAIRPDVAGIPRHLFKE comes from the coding sequence ATGCCCGTACCCCGTCCCACCAGTTGCTGCTTCGGCGGGGATGATTTGGATACGTTGTTCATCACCACTGCACGATTTGCCATGACGCCCGCGGAACTAGATGCCTACCCGGACGCTGGGGATCTGTATGCCATTCGCCCCGACGTCGCTGGTATTCCACGTCACTTATTTAAAGAGTAA
- a CDS encoding MDR family NADP-dependent oxidoreductase: MTNDKYKSREVRLLGYRSGALKAEHFEIVETVVPTPGPGQVVVRNRWFRVSISTRLMAEAGAESVKGIPFPPLLPGDTLADGAIGEVVQTAPGCDLAVGSLVLHPLGWREYALVRTEQCKPIHGSSVDPVVWLGHGWTAYAALVGAIQVRSGDTVFVTSGAGAIGSMAGQIARLLGATRIIGSTSGAEKARWMRDALGYDAVITRDGGPIRAQLAEAAPEGIDVIVDMVGGDQLASALEITRHEARCVLLGAVSAELNPHSATLKAPVELDTFQLILRGVTMRGFSADEQAPELFDAWINEFAAWQESGRIHLPHTTHKGLDAAPLALEQACAGRLRGVVLVELPEAS; encoded by the coding sequence ATGACGAACGACAAATATAAATCCCGGGAAGTCAGACTGCTCGGGTACCGATCAGGCGCGTTGAAGGCCGAGCACTTTGAGATCGTCGAGACCGTTGTGCCAACCCCTGGTCCCGGACAAGTGGTGGTGCGCAACCGATGGTTTCGCGTTTCCATTTCAACCAGGTTGATGGCCGAAGCCGGCGCCGAGTCGGTCAAGGGCATTCCGTTTCCGCCGCTACTGCCTGGCGACACGCTTGCCGATGGTGCGATTGGCGAAGTGGTCCAGACAGCGCCCGGTTGCGACCTGGCCGTCGGTAGCTTGGTGCTGCATCCGCTCGGTTGGCGCGAATACGCGCTTGTGAGGACCGAGCAATGCAAGCCGATCCATGGATCGAGCGTTGACCCTGTGGTCTGGCTCGGACATGGCTGGACTGCCTATGCCGCATTGGTCGGTGCGATTCAGGTGCGCTCGGGCGATACGGTATTTGTCACCAGCGGTGCAGGCGCCATCGGATCTATGGCTGGACAGATCGCGCGTTTGTTGGGGGCAACACGGATCATCGGTAGCACCAGCGGTGCGGAGAAGGCGCGCTGGATGCGGGACGCGTTGGGTTATGACGCGGTCATCACCCGAGACGGCGGGCCGATCCGTGCGCAACTGGCCGAAGCGGCCCCCGAGGGCATCGACGTCATCGTGGACATGGTCGGCGGTGATCAACTGGCATCAGCGCTGGAAATCACCCGCCATGAGGCACGGTGCGTATTGCTGGGCGCGGTATCGGCGGAGTTAAACCCGCATAGCGCCACCTTGAAAGCGCCGGTCGAACTGGACACTTTTCAACTCATTTTGCGTGGCGTAACGATGCGCGGCTTCAGCGCGGACGAACAGGCACCAGAGTTGTTCGACGCGTGGATAAACGAATTCGCCGCGTGGCAGGAATCAGGCCGCATCCACCTACCCCACACCACCCACAAGGGCCTGGATGCAGCGCCACTCGCCCTGGAGCAAGCCTGTGCCGGTCGCCTCAGAGGCGTCGTGCTGGTCGAACTGCCGGAGGCATCATGA
- a CDS encoding MFS transporter, whose translation MAVSTRRGTLPALLSLMVGGFAIGTTEYASVGVLPQIAADFGVNLARAGLVVSGYALGVSFGSPILAALTGRLSRKTLMLAVMVLFVIANAAAALTTSYEFLIAARVVSALPHGIFFGVGAAIAASFVSEDRRASAVAIVFGGLTIAVAAGVPIATVIGQRLGWPMAYWFVAATGLVSLLAMAATLPRKIDIAPAGSLIEQVEVLGSGRLLIAFGMNFCAWGGTFVAFAYLPSILADITGFGPNGVAWMLALYGVSVIVGNFLGGRVSDKKLVPALALMLGAQAAVLLIFTFTASSMLGSILTLGVLGALMFCNVPGLALYVVQLAQRHRPGNVDIASTINVSAANAGIALGAFIGGLVADSRLGLGATPWVGAIMVGVGLLLTLWSGWLDRRDPSVGAAF comes from the coding sequence ATGGCTGTTTCCACCCGGCGCGGCACCTTGCCCGCCTTGCTGTCCTTGATGGTCGGTGGTTTTGCCATCGGCACCACCGAATACGCGAGCGTCGGCGTGCTGCCGCAGATTGCCGCTGATTTCGGCGTCAACCTGGCGCGCGCCGGGCTGGTCGTCAGCGGTTACGCGCTGGGCGTCAGCTTCGGATCGCCGATCCTCGCGGCGCTGACGGGACGCCTATCGCGCAAAACGCTGATGCTCGCGGTCATGGTGTTGTTCGTCATCGCCAATGCCGCCGCCGCGTTGACCACGAGCTATGAGTTCCTCATCGCCGCACGTGTCGTCTCCGCCCTGCCGCACGGCATCTTCTTCGGCGTTGGTGCTGCGATCGCCGCAAGTTTCGTTTCGGAAGACCGGCGGGCCTCGGCGGTGGCGATCGTGTTCGGCGGCCTGACCATCGCGGTCGCGGCCGGTGTGCCGATTGCGACCGTCATCGGTCAGCGTCTGGGCTGGCCGATGGCCTACTGGTTCGTCGCGGCCACCGGTCTGGTGTCGCTGCTGGCGATGGCGGCGACTTTGCCGCGCAAGATCGACATCGCGCCGGCCGGCAGCCTCATCGAACAGGTCGAGGTGCTGGGCAGCGGGCGGTTGCTGATCGCGTTCGGCATGAACTTCTGTGCCTGGGGCGGCACCTTCGTCGCCTTCGCCTATCTGCCCAGCATCCTGGCCGACATCACCGGCTTCGGTCCGAACGGCGTGGCGTGGATGCTGGCCCTTTATGGTGTCTCGGTGATCGTCGGCAATTTCCTTGGCGGGCGCGTCTCCGACAAGAAGCTTGTGCCGGCGCTGGCGCTGATGCTCGGCGCGCAGGCGGCGGTGCTGCTGATCTTCACCTTCACCGCGTCGTCCATGCTCGGTTCGATCCTGACGCTCGGCGTGCTCGGCGCGCTCATGTTCTGCAACGTGCCGGGGCTGGCGCTGTACGTCGTGCAGCTTGCCCAGCGCCATCGGCCCGGCAACGTGGACATCGCCTCAACCATCAATGTGTCGGCCGCCAATGCCGGCATCGCGCTGGGCGCCTTCATCGGCGGCCTGGTGGCGGATTCCCGGTTGGGGCTGGGCGCCACGCCGTGGGTCGGCGCGATCATGGTCGGTGTGGGCCTGCTACTGACCTTGTGGAGCGGCTGGCTCGACCGGAGGGATCCATCAGTTGGAGCTGCGTTCTAG
- a CDS encoding LysR family transcriptional regulator, which translates to MDSIVMFGTPSRFAKNQNAQSIDDKYGKVAHNYAYTGHFNSSIGAGMTTYRASRLQGITVFVQAVEAGSFTAAATRIGLSKSAVGKSVATLEQRLGVRLLDRTTRRLALTAEGADFHQSCLRVLAELDEAESRAASRRREVSGTLRISLPVTFGRQWVMPVLCNLARQHPKLTLDVAFADRAVDLLEENIDLVVRLGDPGNSASLSARYLGHQRTVTCGSPAYFVEHGVPTSIDDLANHDCITFGQGGHVFPWKLLDSEGRSVDVKIRGRHTISDGDALRAAVLDGLGLAQFPTWLVADQLRDSALQTALAPQGVEGSPIHALWPATRDLAPKIRATVDELIRAFTPVAPWDRDLA; encoded by the coding sequence ATGGATTCGATCGTCATGTTCGGGACTCCTTCGCGCTTCGCAAAAAATCAGAACGCCCAGTCTATTGACGATAAATACGGGAAGGTTGCGCATAACTACGCATACACTGGCCACTTTAATTCCTCAATAGGGGCCGGCATGACGACCTACAGGGCATCGCGCCTGCAAGGCATCACCGTGTTCGTGCAGGCGGTGGAAGCAGGCAGCTTTACGGCGGCGGCCACGAGGATTGGCCTTTCCAAGTCAGCGGTTGGCAAGAGTGTCGCGACCCTGGAGCAACGCTTGGGCGTGCGCCTGCTCGACCGGACCACACGTCGGCTCGCGCTGACGGCGGAAGGGGCGGATTTCCATCAAAGCTGCCTGCGCGTGCTTGCCGAGTTGGACGAGGCCGAATCGCGCGCCGCCTCGCGCCGCAGAGAGGTGTCGGGAACCCTGCGCATCAGCCTGCCGGTGACCTTCGGAAGGCAATGGGTCATGCCCGTGCTGTGCAACCTCGCCCGGCAGCACCCGAAGCTCACGCTGGACGTGGCGTTTGCGGACCGTGCGGTGGATCTGCTGGAAGAGAACATCGATCTGGTGGTGCGGTTGGGAGATCCCGGCAACAGCGCCTCGCTGTCGGCGCGCTACCTGGGGCACCAAAGAACCGTCACCTGCGGCTCGCCAGCCTACTTCGTGGAGCATGGCGTTCCAACATCCATCGACGATCTTGCCAATCACGACTGCATCACCTTTGGACAAGGCGGCCACGTGTTCCCGTGGAAGCTGCTGGACAGCGAGGGGCGCTCCGTGGACGTCAAGATCAGGGGGCGCCACACCATCAGCGACGGGGACGCGTTGCGCGCCGCGGTGCTCGATGGCTTGGGCCTTGCGCAGTTCCCTACTTGGCTGGTGGCAGATCAATTGAGGGACAGCGCGCTGCAAACGGCTCTGGCACCCCAAGGGGTTGAGGGTTCTCCGATCCATGCGCTTTGGCCCGCCACACGTGATCTGGCCCCCAAGATCAGGGCGACAGTCGATGAGCTTATTCGGGCATTCACGCCCGTGGCGCCTTGGGACAGGGACCTGGCCTGA